A segment of the Streptomyces pactum genome:
CCGGGGGCCAGGCTCGGAAGCGACGAACAAGGACGTCACCGAGGACGTCGGCAGCACATCACCAAGGACCGCTACCGAGGAGTTGGACGACATGCAGACCCTGGCACACTTCGGCGACGGCGGGCCCGGCCCGTGGATCCTGTTCTTCCCGGTGATCTGGGCGCTGGTCATCGCCGGCGGCATCACCCTGCTGCGCCGCACGGTCTGGCGCGGACGCCGCGCGCCCGGGCGGCCGCCCACCGTCGAGGACAACTCACCCATCAGCGTCCTCGGCCGCCGCTTCGCCTCCGGCGAGATCGACGAGGACGAGTACTGGCGCCGGCTGTCCGTGCTGGACGAGCAGTTCGGCCGTACGGGCAAGGGCGGTGCGGCATGACCACGACGACCACCATCCGGGCCGCCGCCCGCCTCCTCGACGACGACCGGGCGGGACCGCGCCGCCCGCCCACGCCGCCGCTGCGACGGCCGGCCCGCCCGGTGGTACCGGGGCGGCGGGGGCGGTCTCGCGGGTGCCGTCCGGGCGCCCTGCATGCCTGCCGGAGGCCGGCCGGCCTCCGGCAGGCATGCAGGCTCGGCGCCGGTCGCGGAGGCCGGGTCAGGCACCCGCGCAGGGTAACCGCAAGGCGATGACCGGCACTTGGCGAAGGGGCGCGTCCCCCGGACGGCGATGACCGGCGACCGGCCCAACTG
Coding sequences within it:
- a CDS encoding SHOCT domain-containing protein, coding for MQTLAHFGDGGPGPWILFFPVIWALVIAGGITLLRRTVWRGRRAPGRPPTVEDNSPISVLGRRFASGEIDEDEYWRRLSVLDEQFGRTGKGGAA